One segment of Rubripirellula amarantea DNA contains the following:
- a CDS encoding sulfotransferase domain-containing protein has translation MNIVTTASECPIGQTDGAQTSERRFDSLAVCVGSPKCGTTWLDAILREQMPERFPVGVKETFFLDREYHRGVSWYAKLFQSDCKRPIEIAPSYLNCHEGPERLSNLANSVRVLIFVRDPYDRAASDLLHSVGRGRFWINNDDSSDTELSGQVAEDAESYSLYDVHTQRWLSANPDFLAVVPFPIRDAKWFRDVIAKFINDDPDWLTEDWVEQQVNRRVYGSAIPRNRVIAFLTKHFRLLTPRSLRKLVRNNKWLYRQNADADLRSKAKEMVQQFDFRPQQEWLEQQIGDGWIGKDCEVNGHQS, from the coding sequence ATGAACATCGTGACAACTGCGTCTGAGTGTCCCATCGGCCAAACCGATGGTGCTCAAACCTCAGAGAGGAGATTTGATTCGCTCGCTGTTTGCGTGGGATCGCCGAAGTGCGGCACGACTTGGTTGGATGCGATATTGCGTGAACAAATGCCTGAACGGTTCCCGGTCGGCGTTAAGGAAACGTTCTTTCTTGATCGCGAGTATCATCGTGGCGTTTCTTGGTATGCAAAGCTTTTTCAGTCCGATTGCAAGCGACCAATCGAAATTGCTCCCTCGTACCTGAATTGCCACGAAGGCCCCGAGCGCCTTTCAAACTTGGCTAACAGTGTTCGCGTGCTCATCTTCGTGCGAGATCCTTATGATCGAGCCGCATCGGACTTATTACACAGCGTCGGACGAGGTCGATTCTGGATCAACAATGATGATTCCAGTGACACCGAACTGTCGGGACAGGTAGCCGAGGATGCCGAAAGCTACTCGCTTTACGACGTCCACACACAACGGTGGTTGTCTGCTAACCCCGATTTTCTTGCCGTAGTGCCGTTTCCAATTCGGGACGCAAAATGGTTCCGCGACGTGATTGCGAAGTTTATTAACGACGACCCAGATTGGTTGACGGAAGACTGGGTTGAGCAACAAGTGAATCGACGTGTCTATGGTTCAGCAATCCCAAGGAACCGCGTGATCGCATTCCTGACTAAACATTTTCGGCTACTGACACCCCGCAGCCTTCGCAAGCTCGTGCGCAACAACAAGTGGCTTTACCGACAGAATGCCGATGCGGACCTGCGTTCCAAGGCCAAAGAAATGGTTCAACAGTTCGATTTCCGTCCACAGCAAGAATGGCTTGAACAGCAGATCGGGGACGGCTGGATTGGCAAAGATTGCGAAGTCAATGGACACCAGTCCTGA
- a CDS encoding glycosyltransferase family 4 protein → MTTICHIVESFAYGTAKSVNQLCRFLADDACVQVYYGNRQGTELDLVDCDPRVTWVPLPGIGKTAHLQNVSFLARRLRRGVDVVHGHSAYGGMYAKILHRSTSARVVYSPRGYAFLRRDFKALTRQLFCAMERMTADHCLTIGCGRFESTLAHQLGGFALQINNGFSVHDPEPVDRLDNVVVGAGRVCFQKGYDHFLDVARRMPHVSFLWVGDAEDGEPMAKLPVPDNVRRVGYMPHSELLDVIRRSRCVFLPSRWEGLSRFLIESIGYAKAIVTSQFGGNLDCLDGHPDKQDLMRFRNGFAANSVDGWCTAIDEMMSHDTMVDDMQQSSHQLASEHFDIDKIAVQWQRLYHELASGYSLHSMVNCWNAPSDDPRFRWESKESQPQTSPSVSV, encoded by the coding sequence ATGACAACGATTTGCCACATCGTAGAATCCTTCGCCTACGGAACGGCGAAAAGCGTTAATCAGCTTTGCAGATTCCTGGCGGACGATGCATGTGTTCAGGTTTATTATGGTAATCGACAAGGAACCGAATTGGATCTTGTGGATTGCGATCCGCGAGTGACTTGGGTTCCGTTACCGGGGATCGGTAAGACGGCGCACCTTCAAAACGTTTCCTTCCTCGCCCGTCGGTTGAGACGTGGGGTGGACGTTGTTCATGGGCATAGTGCCTACGGTGGCATGTATGCCAAGATTCTGCACCGGAGTACATCGGCGAGGGTTGTTTACTCGCCCAGGGGTTATGCCTTTCTTCGACGTGACTTCAAGGCATTGACTCGCCAACTGTTTTGCGCGATGGAGCGAATGACGGCGGATCATTGCCTTACGATTGGGTGCGGGCGGTTTGAATCGACGTTGGCTCATCAACTCGGTGGGTTTGCTCTTCAGATCAACAACGGATTTAGCGTCCATGATCCTGAGCCTGTGGATCGACTGGACAACGTTGTCGTTGGCGCGGGCCGAGTCTGTTTTCAGAAAGGATACGACCATTTTCTTGATGTCGCGCGTCGAATGCCACACGTATCGTTTCTTTGGGTGGGCGATGCCGAAGACGGTGAGCCGATGGCAAAGTTGCCTGTGCCTGATAACGTTCGCCGCGTTGGGTACATGCCACATTCGGAATTGCTCGACGTGATCCGGCGTAGTCGATGTGTCTTTCTGCCCTCGCGTTGGGAAGGTCTTTCTCGCTTTCTCATTGAGAGCATTGGATATGCTAAAGCGATTGTCACCAGTCAGTTTGGCGGTAACTTGGATTGTCTTGATGGTCATCCTGACAAACAAGATCTAATGCGTTTTCGCAATGGATTTGCAGCCAACTCCGTTGACGGTTGGTGCACGGCGATTGACGAGATGATGTCACACGACACGATGGTGGACGATATGCAACAGTCGAGTCATCAACTCGCAAGCGAGCACTTTGACATCGACAAGATTGCAGTTCAGTGGCAACGGCTTTATCACGAGCTTGCCAGTGGCTATTCGCTCCATTCCATGGTCAATTGCTGGAACGCGCCGTCGGACGATCCACGGTTTCGATGGGAATCCAAAGAATCTCAACCGCAGACTTCGCCGTCCGTGTCAGTTTGA
- a CDS encoding PEP-CTERM sorting domain-containing protein (PEP-CTERM proteins occur, often in large numbers, in the proteomes of bacteria that also encode an exosortase, a predicted intramembrane cysteine proteinase. The presence of a PEP-CTERM domain at a protein's C-terminus predicts cleavage within the sorting domain, followed by covalent anchoring to some some component of the (usually Gram-negative) cell surface. Many PEP-CTERM proteins exhibit an unusual sequence composition that includes large numbers of potential glycosylation sites. Expression of one such protein has been shown restore the ability of a bacterium to form floc, a type of biofilm.), translated as MRSLFLVSAICVAVLSGSPLLAAPVTFMESGGNELSSNHLVPTNLGTLEIGNNTVQGTVTQVGQDFMGTWVDFQGADIFSFEVAAGTRINEIFLRSFTSSSNLIFMAIDDQNTFQYSSTQINTTVTSANLTANMSTWGTIGEPDDVDDALSDPDSGTNLFDLLIGSENSLDAGNYTVYLQETGPSSSYTLNFRVSAVPEPSTSLALLPLGYAVYRFRRKRSSKK; from the coding sequence ATGCGGTCCTTGTTTCTCGTCTCGGCTATCTGCGTCGCCGTTCTTAGCGGGTCACCCTTACTTGCTGCGCCAGTTACGTTTATGGAATCCGGTGGGAATGAGCTTTCATCAAACCACTTAGTTCCCACCAATCTTGGAACCTTAGAAATCGGTAACAACACCGTCCAAGGAACCGTTACGCAGGTCGGCCAGGATTTCATGGGGACGTGGGTCGACTTTCAAGGTGCCGATATTTTTTCATTTGAAGTAGCGGCTGGCACGCGCATCAACGAAATATTCTTGCGAAGCTTCACGAGTTCCTCGAACCTGATCTTCATGGCAATCGACGATCAGAACACATTTCAGTACTCGTCTACCCAAATCAACACAACGGTCACGTCCGCGAACCTAACGGCGAACATGTCGACATGGGGAACGATCGGAGAGCCTGATGATGTAGACGATGCGTTAAGTGATCCCGATAGCGGAACGAATTTGTTTGATCTCTTGATTGGATCAGAAAACTCGCTTGATGCAGGCAACTACACCGTCTACCTGCAAGAAACCGGGCCATCGTCTAGCTACACGTTGAACTTCCGAGTGTCAGCAGTCCCCGAGCCAAGCACCTCGCTGGCGCTACTTCCGTTGGGATATGCGGTCTATCGCTTTCGTCGCAAGCGATCGAGCAAAAAGTAA
- a CDS encoding DUF1549 domain-containing protein, whose protein sequence is MPRTPLSLVALFAIWVVSLVSPHSALSQPPRQHPVVAMIDEKIEQGWTDFEVRPAAEADDLTWCRRVFLDVIGRIPTVDELKEFASDRSADKRAILVDRLLNDDRYTEEYAGHWATIWSNLLIGRGDNDRRSMVNHDGMQKYLRDSFASNKPYDVMVRELVTATGSCKPGTPGFNGAANFLINKVNEENAVLATSSTSRIFLGQQVQCTQCHNHPFNQWKQQRFWEFNSFFRQTRALRRFVDGTNDVDYGELVDQDFAGEAGDAENAMIFYELRNGLTKAAYPKFTDGEREVEIGNSGFVSDVNRRQELAKVMLESDDFDRMIVNRMWSLFLGYGFTKPIDDLGPHNPSTHPELHSELAKAFRESSYDLKQLIAWVTASKPYQLSAVLSGSNKSDDPTIGETPKFSRFYLRQMSAEQLYQSMIAATGASGSGSYEEQEQQRRRWLQQFVVAFGTDEGDEATTFNGSIPQALMLFNGELTQKATATGQGTFLDKVASTSRKPNDALQQLFLVGLARKPTRAETTAATALYRATGGDQSMMLQDMWWAIINSNEFIFQH, encoded by the coding sequence ATGCCGCGAACTCCTCTTTCTCTAGTCGCTCTTTTCGCCATCTGGGTGGTTTCGCTGGTTTCACCGCACTCTGCGTTGTCTCAGCCGCCTCGCCAGCATCCTGTCGTTGCAATGATCGACGAAAAAATCGAGCAGGGTTGGACCGACTTTGAAGTTCGGCCCGCTGCCGAGGCTGACGACCTAACTTGGTGCCGACGGGTGTTTTTGGATGTGATCGGAAGAATTCCGACAGTCGATGAGCTTAAGGAATTTGCGTCGGATCGAAGTGCGGACAAGCGGGCGATCTTGGTGGATCGTTTGCTCAACGACGATCGCTACACCGAGGAGTATGCGGGGCACTGGGCGACCATTTGGTCGAATCTTTTGATCGGCCGAGGTGACAACGATCGCCGATCGATGGTGAACCACGATGGCATGCAGAAGTACCTGCGTGATAGCTTCGCCAGCAACAAGCCCTACGACGTTATGGTTCGCGAGTTGGTGACTGCGACCGGTTCGTGCAAGCCTGGTACACCTGGGTTCAATGGTGCCGCCAATTTTCTGATTAATAAAGTCAACGAAGAGAATGCGGTCTTGGCGACCAGCAGCACGTCGCGGATTTTCTTGGGGCAACAGGTGCAATGCACGCAGTGCCACAACCATCCTTTCAATCAATGGAAGCAACAACGGTTTTGGGAGTTCAATTCGTTTTTTCGACAGACCCGTGCTCTGCGTCGATTCGTCGACGGTACCAACGACGTCGACTATGGCGAATTGGTTGACCAGGACTTCGCGGGCGAAGCGGGTGATGCCGAGAACGCAATGATTTTTTACGAACTGCGGAACGGTTTGACCAAAGCGGCCTATCCGAAGTTCACGGATGGGGAACGTGAAGTCGAGATTGGAAACAGCGGTTTCGTCAGCGACGTCAATCGTCGTCAGGAACTTGCCAAAGTGATGCTCGAAAGCGATGACTTTGATCGCATGATCGTCAATCGTATGTGGTCGTTATTTCTTGGCTACGGTTTCACCAAGCCCATCGATGACCTTGGGCCTCACAACCCATCGACTCATCCTGAATTGCACAGCGAATTAGCAAAGGCGTTTCGTGAATCGAGCTATGATCTCAAGCAGTTGATCGCGTGGGTCACAGCGAGCAAGCCCTATCAATTATCTGCGGTGCTGAGCGGTTCGAACAAGAGCGATGATCCGACCATTGGCGAAACGCCGAAGTTTTCGCGGTTCTACCTGCGGCAAATGAGTGCCGAGCAACTATATCAATCGATGATCGCCGCAACCGGTGCCAGTGGTAGCGGTAGTTACGAAGAGCAAGAGCAGCAGCGACGGCGTTGGCTACAACAATTCGTCGTTGCTTTTGGCACAGACGAAGGGGATGAAGCGACGACCTTCAATGGTTCAATTCCTCAAGCCCTAATGCTCTTTAACGGCGAGTTGACCCAAAAGGCAACCGCCACCGGACAAGGGACTTTCCTGGACAAGGTGGCTTCGACAAGTCGAAAACCAAATGATGCCCTTCAGCAATTGTTTTTGGTTGGTTTGGCTCGCAAGCCCACACGTGCAGAGACGACTGCTGCGACCGCGCTGTATCGTGCCACCGGCGGCGATCAATCCATGATGCTGCAAGACATGTGGTGGGCCATCATCAATAGCAACGAGTTCATTTTTCAACACTAA
- a CDS encoding DUF1501 domain-containing protein, which yields MSRRHFMQHLAGSSAAVSASLTMGNAIYAHADELKKNWKSAILLWMGGGPSTIDIWDMKPGAPTGGPFKPISTTGDGQICEHMPLMAQQMNHMSIVRSMSTREADHNRGRYYMHTGFVPNPNIEHPSYGSVIAHELMDQRPELEIPPFVSVGGASAGPGFLGMAWSPFSVTSNGRIRNLEMKLDDMRLRQRMEALKTIETGFEKRTRDLPAMEHAKVLKKTFDLMTSEQMEAFRVEKEPQAVKDRYGTDNFGQGCLLARRLVEAGVPFVEVDLGGWDNHNGVHNILQNQKLPQLDNAMSALIEDLAQRELLDDTVVIWMGEFGRTPRINQNAGRDHFARAWSCVVGGGNLKGGLVVGETSSDGSAVETEPYSSEDLMSTVCKGLGISTDKTFTSKNGRPMKIAGGGKIITDLVA from the coding sequence ATGTCCCGACGACACTTCATGCAGCACTTGGCTGGTTCGAGTGCTGCGGTAAGTGCATCGCTCACCATGGGCAATGCGATTTACGCCCATGCGGATGAGCTTAAGAAAAACTGGAAGTCTGCCATTTTGCTTTGGATGGGTGGTGGACCATCGACGATCGACATCTGGGACATGAAGCCCGGTGCACCTACGGGAGGTCCTTTCAAGCCAATCTCGACGACCGGCGATGGGCAAATTTGTGAACACATGCCGTTGATGGCGCAACAGATGAATCACATGTCGATCGTGCGTAGCATGTCGACGCGGGAAGCCGATCACAACCGAGGTCGCTACTACATGCACACCGGCTTTGTTCCTAATCCCAACATCGAACATCCAAGCTACGGAAGTGTGATTGCACACGAACTGATGGACCAACGTCCCGAGCTTGAAATACCGCCTTTTGTTTCTGTTGGTGGTGCCAGCGCTGGACCGGGGTTTCTAGGAATGGCGTGGAGCCCTTTCTCGGTTACCAGTAACGGTCGAATTCGCAACTTGGAAATGAAACTGGACGACATGCGACTGCGGCAACGCATGGAAGCTCTCAAGACGATCGAAACTGGTTTTGAAAAACGCACCCGTGACCTTCCAGCGATGGAACATGCCAAGGTCTTGAAGAAGACATTCGATTTGATGACCAGCGAACAGATGGAAGCATTCCGCGTTGAGAAGGAACCTCAAGCGGTGAAGGACCGGTACGGCACGGATAACTTTGGCCAGGGATGCTTGTTGGCTCGACGTTTGGTTGAAGCGGGGGTTCCGTTTGTTGAAGTCGACTTGGGTGGCTGGGATAACCACAACGGCGTTCACAACATTTTGCAGAACCAAAAACTTCCGCAACTCGACAACGCGATGAGTGCGTTGATCGAAGATCTTGCTCAGCGAGAACTGCTCGACGACACGGTGGTGATCTGGATGGGTGAGTTCGGACGCACGCCTCGAATCAACCAAAATGCTGGTCGTGATCACTTTGCCCGAGCTTGGTCATGCGTGGTTGGCGGTGGCAATTTGAAGGGTGGATTGGTGGTCGGCGAGACGTCGAGCGATGGCTCGGCGGTTGAAACCGAACCGTATAGCAGCGAAGATTTGATGTCGACGGTTTGCAAAGGTTTGGGAATTTCGACCGACAAGACCTTCACTAGTAAGAATGGACGTCCGATGAAGATTGCTGGCGGCGGGAAAATCATTACCGATTTGGTGGCTTAA
- a CDS encoding RNA polymerase sigma factor, which produces MPKTYKESATPEPDGEEQLGPTALIERHSRGVWRYLRMLGCDCSTADDLTQETFLRVLRRDTFVQHSESATASYLRRTAYNLLVSDHRKHKRVRTVAEASVIDEIWDRWAGKDLAGDQAIEALKVCFSQLTDRAQLALQMRFKEEASRIEIADALGISDHGARNLMQRAKATLKECVEIQAQRIDSK; this is translated from the coding sequence GTGCCGAAGACCTATAAAGAGAGTGCAACGCCGGAGCCCGATGGCGAGGAGCAACTCGGCCCGACGGCGCTGATTGAGCGTCATAGTCGGGGCGTTTGGCGGTATCTGCGGATGCTCGGGTGTGATTGTTCGACCGCCGATGATCTGACCCAGGAAACATTCTTGCGGGTCCTCAGACGCGACACCTTTGTGCAGCACAGTGAGTCGGCAACCGCGAGTTACCTCAGGCGAACCGCGTACAATCTTTTGGTGTCCGATCATCGCAAGCACAAGCGAGTGCGGACCGTTGCCGAGGCATCGGTGATCGACGAAATTTGGGATCGTTGGGCGGGTAAGGATCTAGCGGGCGATCAGGCCATCGAAGCCTTGAAAGTTTGCTTTTCTCAGTTGACTGACCGAGCACAATTAGCATTGCAGATGCGTTTCAAAGAGGAAGCCAGTCGAATAGAGATAGCGGATGCGCTGGGGATTTCTGACCATGGCGCTCGCAATTTGATGCAGCGAGCAAAGGCCACCCTGAAAGAATGCGTTGAAATCCAGGCACAGAGGATAGATTCGAAGTAA